In Desulfobulbaceae bacterium, a single genomic region encodes these proteins:
- a CDS encoding sigma-54-dependent Fis family transcriptional regulator yields MTENLTENRIPNTETDSSAEVKRLVKNWRAMLDIIPEMVLLVRDDLAIQYMNLQAQLVLGDLRGKKCTDVLCGDGAGCNTNCPVQKAFCGTNHIGDLAETRIGEMDIEFTSVPFQGYSGDILSMILMRNISQRKRQERELKAFNNDIEEILRIKIDELKESESLRQRLAREVNVLKRRAKVLGSDDGMVGSSRKMQELRDTVHQVAESDATILIFGESGTGKELVANMIRQHSSRSDKPFLKVNCNAINENLLESDLFGYEKGAFTGAAARKKGKFEIVDGGTIFLDEIGDISPRMQGSLLRILQNGELVRVGGTSPVMVDVRVIAATHVDLAKAVQDDRFRLDLYYRLNIIKIGMPALRERKEDIVELATHFVRHYRAAFKKDIDFLPSKIIDRLLEHDWPGNVRELENVIQRAVLMAKNNVITDQDLVFDASPEMRSQDNYFAKMTEMLSRGTLKKVLSDFESDIISHALHESKGNVLQAARMLDVGKTALYDKIKRYDITAKVVTPS; encoded by the coding sequence ATGACTGAAAACCTGACTGAAAACCGTATACCAAACACTGAGACTGACTCCTCTGCTGAGGTTAAGCGTCTTGTTAAGAACTGGCGCGCCATGCTGGATATTATTCCAGAGATGGTTCTTCTTGTTCGTGATGATCTGGCGATCCAGTATATGAACTTACAGGCGCAATTAGTTTTGGGTGATTTGCGTGGGAAAAAATGTACGGATGTTCTCTGTGGCGATGGTGCCGGCTGTAATACGAACTGTCCGGTCCAGAAAGCTTTTTGCGGAACGAATCATATTGGTGACTTGGCAGAAACGAGGATTGGGGAGATGGATATTGAGTTTACCTCTGTTCCGTTTCAAGGGTACTCAGGTGATATACTGTCGATGATTCTCATGCGTAATATTTCACAGCGTAAACGGCAGGAGCGTGAGCTTAAAGCCTTTAATAACGATATTGAGGAAATTCTACGTATAAAGATTGACGAATTAAAAGAAAGTGAAAGCCTGCGTCAACGCTTGGCACGTGAGGTTAATGTGCTGAAACGGCGAGCCAAAGTACTTGGTAGTGATGACGGTATGGTGGGCAGCAGTCGAAAAATGCAAGAGTTGCGGGACACGGTTCACCAGGTTGCTGAGTCGGATGCCACCATTCTGATTTTTGGAGAAAGTGGGACGGGAAAAGAGCTTGTTGCTAATATGATTCGGCAGCATAGTTCTCGAAGTGATAAGCCGTTTCTCAAAGTTAATTGCAACGCCATTAACGAAAATCTTCTTGAAAGTGATCTGTTTGGCTATGAAAAAGGGGCTTTTACCGGCGCTGCAGCTAGAAAAAAAGGAAAGTTTGAGATTGTTGACGGTGGCACCATATTTCTTGATGAAATTGGCGATATTTCGCCAAGAATGCAAGGTTCATTATTGCGAATTCTGCAAAATGGTGAGCTTGTACGAGTTGGAGGAACAAGCCCGGTCATGGTCGATGTAAGGGTTATTGCCGCGACACATGTTGATCTAGCCAAGGCAGTGCAGGACGATAGATTCAGACTTGACCTTTATTATCGTCTCAATATCATAAAAATCGGCATGCCGGCGCTGCGAGAGCGTAAGGAAGATATTGTTGAGCTTGCGACTCACTTTGTTAGGCATTATCGGGCTGCTTTTAAAAAAGATATTGATTTCTTGCCCAGTAAGATAATTGACAGGTTACTGGAACATGATTGGCCGGGCAATGTTCGCGAGTTGGAAAATGTGATACAGCGGGCCGTACTTATGGCCAAAAACAATGTGATTACGGATCAGGATCTTGTCTTCGATGCATCTCCTGAGATGCGAAGTCAGGATAATTATTTTGCTAAAATGACTGAAATGCTTAGCCGCGGTACACTGAAAAAAGTGCTATCGGATTTTGAAAGTGACATTATCAGCCACGCTTTGCACGAAAGTAAAGGGAATGTGCTTCAGGCGGCACGGATGCTCGATGTTGGCAAGACCGCACTTTACGATAAAATTAAACGGTACGATATTACGGCAAAGGTTGTCACACCGTCTTGA
- a CDS encoding PilZ domain-containing protein yields the protein MPEHITLFCRSESFVQCHQYAIGCVAIQAAVERCERVNSDNRRKLERIKAEVPVNIAVSDATGKSQLVFGAITLDMSLEGIRIQTQEALPLESKVCFAFDDEFSVPNWKGCGEVRWTEKDEDNNLFESGMVVTDRNSCHAIGQHIGFGCFL from the coding sequence ATGCCGGAACATATTACCCTTTTTTGCCGGTCAGAAAGTTTTGTGCAGTGTCATCAGTATGCCATTGGTTGTGTGGCAATTCAGGCAGCTGTTGAACGGTGCGAGAGGGTGAATAGTGATAACAGGAGAAAACTTGAGCGTATTAAGGCAGAGGTTCCTGTAAACATTGCTGTCTCCGACGCCACTGGCAAAAGCCAATTAGTATTTGGAGCGATTACTCTTGATATGAGCTTGGAGGGAATTCGGATACAGACCCAAGAGGCGCTGCCGCTTGAGTCGAAGGTTTGTTTTGCTTTTGATGATGAGTTTTCCGTGCCAAACTGGAAAGGTTGTGGCGAAGTTCGATGGACAGAAAAGGATGAGGATAATAATTTATTTGAGTCCGGAATGGTCGTCACCGATCGTAACTCATGTCATGCCATCGGCCAACATATAGGCTTCGGCTGCTTCTTGTAG
- a CDS encoding UDP-glucose/GDP-mannose dehydrogenase family protein has protein sequence MNITMIGTGYVGLVTGACLAEFGHQVICMDKDQSKIDSLNKGKIPIYEPGLDVLVDKNVKEGRLSFTSEIADAVKTAQAIFIAVGTPTSRRGDGYADLTYIYAATKDIAKHLDGYTVVVDKSTVPVGTARQVRRILAEENPGADFDVVSNPEFLREGAALNDFMRPDRIVIGSDSERANVVMKEIYDPLYLISTPIVITGLETAELIKYAANAFLAVKISFINEMATICEAVGADVIDLAKAIGLDGRIGRKFLHPGPGYGGSCFPKDTLALLRVAQEHGVAARLVEAGVEVNAAQKARMVKKIRDALGGSEAGKVIAGLGLTFKPETDDLRDSPSLSILPPLREKGATVRVHDPKAMAEAKEMFPEFHYCDSPYEACENADAVVLLTEWNQYRALDLKKIKTLMKGDVFIDLRNVYDPSRVRSEGFRYFGVGRV, from the coding sequence ATGAATATAACAATGATCGGCACCGGATATGTCGGTTTGGTAACAGGCGCCTGCCTTGCCGAGTTTGGTCATCAGGTTATCTGTATGGATAAGGATCAATCTAAAATTGATTCTTTGAACAAGGGGAAAATTCCAATTTATGAGCCGGGCCTTGATGTTCTGGTTGATAAAAACGTTAAGGAGGGGAGGCTGTCTTTTACCAGCGAGATAGCTGACGCGGTTAAAACTGCCCAGGCAATTTTTATTGCGGTGGGCACACCGACGTCTCGTCGTGGGGATGGGTATGCTGATTTAACCTATATTTATGCTGCGACAAAAGATATTGCCAAGCATTTAGACGGATATACGGTTGTTGTCGACAAAAGTACGGTTCCTGTGGGAACGGCAAGGCAGGTTAGGCGAATTCTTGCTGAGGAAAATCCAGGTGCAGATTTTGATGTTGTGTCGAACCCTGAATTTCTGCGAGAGGGCGCTGCTCTTAATGATTTTATGCGGCCGGACCGTATTGTGATTGGCTCTGACTCTGAACGGGCCAATGTGGTTATGAAGGAAATTTATGACCCTTTATACCTGATTTCAACCCCTATTGTCATAACTGGCCTGGAAACGGCTGAACTGATTAAGTACGCTGCTAACGCTTTTTTGGCAGTTAAGATCAGCTTCATCAATGAAATGGCGACGATATGTGAAGCTGTCGGTGCCGATGTCATTGACCTGGCAAAGGCAATTGGGCTGGACGGCAGAATTGGCAGAAAGTTTTTACACCCCGGTCCGGGCTATGGGGGATCATGCTTTCCTAAGGATACCTTGGCTCTTTTGAGAGTTGCTCAGGAGCATGGGGTGGCTGCTCGTTTGGTTGAAGCTGGGGTGGAGGTAAATGCTGCTCAGAAGGCAAGGATGGTTAAGAAGATTCGAGATGCCCTTGGCGGCTCTGAAGCTGGCAAAGTAATTGCGGGACTTGGTCTTACTTTTAAACCTGAAACAGATGACTTGCGAGATTCTCCCTCCCTTTCAATATTGCCGCCCCTTCGGGAGAAGGGTGCGACTGTTCGGGTTCATGATCCAAAGGCGATGGCTGAGGCAAAAGAGATGTTTCCTGAGTTTCACTATTGTGATTCTCCTTATGAGGCTTGTGAAAATGCCGATGCAGTTGTATTGTTGACCGAGTGGAATCAGTATCGGGCCTTAGATCTTAAGAAAATTAAGACCTTGATGAAAGGTGATGTGTTTATTGATCTGCGAAACGTTTATGACCCCTCTAGAGTTCGCAGCGAAGGGTTTCGCTATTTTGGAGTCGGGCGAGTGTAG